One genomic window of Cystobacter ferrugineus includes the following:
- the add gene encoding adenosine deaminase, whose product MASIRDDELPSSTGIPSSARRMDWVAPPALPVTEELLRALPKTDLHCHLDGSMRLRTILELAEQQKVHLPADTEDGLAKAIHMGEVCKSLEDYLVAFDVTLSVLQTADALYRAAYELAVDAAAENVRYLEVRYSPALHLKQGLKMTTVIDSVLEGLRVAKRETGIKCGVIVCGIRHINPQTSMRLAELSVAYKNRGVIGFDLAGAEADFPAKDHKEAFQLILRNNVNCTAHAGEAFGPESISQAIHYLGAHRIGHGTRLREDGDLLNYVNDHRIPLEVCPTSNVQTGAVPSLDAHPLKFYFDYGLRVTINTDNRLITDTSVTKELWLAHKEIGLSLEDLTTIIVSGFKSAFLPSREKQDLLRQVNAEITRTLAAFEKRPQMVKQPA is encoded by the coding sequence ATGGCTTCGATTCGAGACGACGAGCTGCCCAGCTCGACTGGCATACCCTCATCCGCGCGCCGGATGGACTGGGTCGCGCCCCCGGCGCTTCCCGTCACCGAGGAACTGCTGCGCGCGCTCCCCAAGACGGACCTGCACTGCCACCTGGATGGCTCGATGCGGCTGCGGACCATCCTCGAGCTGGCCGAGCAGCAGAAGGTGCATCTGCCCGCGGACACCGAGGACGGCCTCGCCAAGGCGATCCACATGGGCGAGGTGTGCAAGAGCCTCGAGGACTACCTGGTGGCCTTCGACGTGACGCTCTCGGTGCTCCAGACGGCCGATGCGCTCTACCGTGCCGCCTACGAGCTGGCGGTGGACGCGGCGGCGGAGAACGTGCGCTACCTGGAGGTGCGCTACTCGCCCGCCCTGCATCTGAAGCAGGGCTTGAAGATGACGACGGTCATCGACTCGGTGCTCGAGGGCCTGCGGGTGGCCAAGCGCGAGACGGGCATCAAGTGCGGCGTCATCGTCTGCGGCATCCGCCACATCAACCCGCAGACGTCCATGCGGCTGGCCGAGCTGTCGGTGGCGTACAAGAACCGGGGCGTCATCGGCTTCGACCTGGCGGGCGCCGAGGCGGACTTCCCGGCGAAGGACCACAAGGAGGCCTTCCAGCTCATCCTGCGCAACAACGTCAACTGCACGGCGCACGCGGGCGAGGCCTTCGGGCCCGAGTCCATCTCCCAGGCCATCCACTACCTGGGCGCGCACCGCATCGGCCACGGCACGCGGCTGCGCGAGGACGGAGATCTGCTCAACTACGTGAACGATCACCGCATCCCGCTGGAGGTGTGTCCCACCTCCAACGTGCAGACGGGCGCGGTGCCGAGCCTGGACGCGCACCCGCTGAAGTTCTACTTCGACTACGGTCTGCGCGTGACGATCAACACGGACAACCGGCTCATCACCGACACCTCGGTGACCAAGGAGCTGTGGCTGGCGCACAAGGAGATCGGCCTGTCGCTGGAGGACCTGACCACCATCATCGTCTCCGGCTTCAAGAGCGCCTTCCTGCCGTCGCGAGAGAAGCAGGACCTGCTGCGGCAGGTGAACGCGGAGATCACCCGCACGCTGGCGGCCTTCGAGAAGCGGCCCCAGATGGTGAAGCAGCCGGCCTGA
- a CDS encoding SDR family oxidoreductase, with translation MDLELGGKVFLVTGGSDGLGVAVAHRLVREGARVAICARNPERLEAAASALRGAGGDVLAVVADVTRAEHVDAFVDAAAARWGRVDGLVNNAGTAAARPFADLDDAAWEADLQLKLFAAARASRRALPHLRAAGGGAIVNVLAIAAKAPGAQSMPSSVSRAAGMALTKSLSKELGPEGIRVNAVLPGLIESGQWQRRAVATNQPVETVYSQLSKGSGIPLGRVGKAEEFADVVAFLLSPRAGFVSGVALNVDGGQSPVV, from the coding sequence ATGGATCTGGAGTTGGGTGGCAAGGTGTTCCTGGTGACGGGGGGCTCGGACGGGCTGGGCGTGGCGGTGGCCCACCGTCTGGTGAGGGAAGGGGCTCGCGTGGCCATCTGCGCGCGCAACCCCGAGCGTCTGGAGGCCGCGGCCTCGGCCCTGCGCGGCGCGGGAGGCGACGTGCTGGCGGTGGTGGCGGACGTCACCCGCGCCGAGCACGTGGATGCCTTCGTGGACGCGGCGGCGGCGCGCTGGGGCCGGGTGGATGGGCTGGTGAACAACGCGGGGACCGCGGCGGCGCGGCCCTTCGCCGACCTGGACGACGCGGCGTGGGAGGCGGACCTGCAACTCAAGCTCTTCGCCGCGGCGCGGGCGTCCCGGCGCGCGCTGCCCCACCTGCGCGCGGCGGGGGGCGGAGCCATCGTCAACGTGCTGGCCATCGCGGCCAAGGCGCCCGGGGCCCAGTCGATGCCGTCCTCGGTGTCCCGGGCGGCGGGCATGGCGCTCACCAAGTCCCTGTCGAAGGAGCTGGGGCCCGAGGGCATCCGGGTGAACGCGGTGTTGCCGGGCCTCATCGAGAGCGGCCAGTGGCAGCGCCGCGCGGTCGCCACGAACCAACCGGTGGAGACGGTCTACTCGCAGCTCTCCAAGGGCTCCGGCATTCCGCTGGGCCGCGTGGGCAAGGCCGAGGAGTTCGCCGACGTGGTGGCCTTCCTGCTGTCGCCGCGTGCTGGCTTCGTGAGCGGGGTAGCGCTCAACGTGGACGGTGGACAGTCTCCTGTCGTGTGA
- the glgC gene encoding glucose-1-phosphate adenylyltransferase, whose protein sequence is MAKLLAMILAGGAGTRLEPLTRERAKPAVPFGGRYRIIDFVLSNFANSGIYRMKVLTQYKSDSLNKHLSRAWRMTAFLDHYVETVPAQMRTGMDWYKGSADAIYQNLNIITDEEPDHIFVFGADHIYRMDCRQMLDFHVERKAACTVAAIPVPLHEGREFGIIDVGPDGRMRGFVEKPKNPPPMPGNDKYCLASMGNYLFTTQSLVQEVVRDAADESSAHDFGKSIISELYKREPVYVYDFATNVIAGQEQKERGYWRDVGNIDTYYQSNMDLVEVDPVFNLYNDRWPIYTQPNNFPPAKFVFADLEHRRVGHAMDSLVSEGCIISGGHVRRSVLSPKVRVNSFSEIEDSLLFENVTIGRRCRIRRAIIDKNVEIPQETTIGYDLEEDRRRFHVTAGGVVVIPKGMKVA, encoded by the coding sequence ATGGCGAAATTGCTCGCAATGATCCTCGCGGGGGGCGCCGGAACCCGGCTCGAACCCCTGACCCGTGAACGCGCCAAGCCGGCCGTTCCCTTTGGCGGCCGCTACCGCATCATCGACTTCGTCCTGTCCAACTTCGCCAACTCCGGCATCTACCGGATGAAGGTGCTCACCCAGTACAAGAGCGACTCGCTCAACAAGCACCTGTCGCGCGCCTGGCGGATGACGGCCTTCCTGGACCACTACGTGGAGACGGTGCCCGCACAGATGCGCACCGGCATGGATTGGTACAAGGGCAGCGCGGACGCCATCTACCAGAACCTCAACATCATCACCGACGAGGAGCCGGACCACATCTTCGTCTTCGGCGCGGACCACATCTACCGGATGGACTGCCGGCAGATGCTCGACTTCCATGTCGAGCGCAAGGCCGCCTGCACGGTGGCGGCCATCCCCGTGCCCCTGCACGAGGGGCGGGAGTTCGGCATCATCGACGTGGGGCCGGACGGGCGCATGCGCGGCTTCGTGGAGAAGCCCAAGAACCCGCCGCCCATGCCGGGCAACGACAAGTACTGCCTGGCGTCCATGGGCAACTACCTCTTCACCACCCAGTCGCTGGTGCAGGAGGTGGTGCGCGACGCGGCGGACGAGTCGAGCGCCCACGACTTCGGCAAGTCCATCATCAGCGAGCTGTACAAGCGCGAGCCGGTGTACGTGTACGACTTCGCCACCAACGTCATCGCCGGCCAGGAGCAGAAGGAGCGCGGCTACTGGCGGGACGTGGGCAACATCGACACGTACTACCAGTCCAACATGGACCTGGTGGAGGTGGACCCGGTGTTCAACCTCTACAATGACCGGTGGCCCATCTACACCCAGCCCAACAACTTCCCGCCGGCCAAGTTCGTCTTCGCCGACCTGGAGCACAGGCGCGTGGGCCACGCCATGGACTCGCTGGTGAGCGAGGGGTGCATCATCTCCGGCGGCCACGTGCGGCGCTCGGTGCTCTCACCCAAGGTGCGCGTCAACTCATTCTCCGAGATCGAGGACTCGCTGCTCTTCGAGAACGTCACCATCGGGCGGCGCTGCCGCATCCGGCGCGCCATCATCGACAAGAACGTGGAGATCCCCCAGGAGACCACCATCGGCTACGACCTCGAGGAGGACCGGCGCCGCTTCCACGTCACCGCGGGTGGCGTGGTCGTCATCCCCAAGGGCATGAAGGTCGCCTGA
- a CDS encoding GGDEF domain-containing protein, translating to MAGDETRVTKISAIKDLASTVDAECCIVQIHGPELGKKYTLLEHEFTIGREEGNHIVVDLDNVSRRHARIIRMQGRMFVQDLGSTNGTYLNDQEVTQETPLRSGDLIKVGGSIFKFLTGDNVELQYHETIYTLTIQDGLTGINNKRYFLEYLEREMGRCHRYGRPLTLMLFDIDFFKKINDVHGHLAGDYVLRELSQTLKRLVRKEQCFARYGGEEFAVVIPEDGGDKARIFAEKIRHTIENKQFVFENQEIPVTLSLGVADMTPDMVEPLQFIKVADANLYKAKKTGRNRVVG from the coding sequence ATGGCTGGCGACGAAACCCGAGTAACCAAGATCTCCGCGATCAAGGATCTGGCGAGCACGGTCGATGCGGAATGCTGCATCGTGCAGATTCACGGGCCGGAGCTGGGCAAGAAGTACACGCTCCTGGAACACGAATTCACCATAGGACGTGAGGAGGGCAACCACATCGTGGTGGACCTCGACAACGTCTCGCGCCGGCATGCGCGCATCATCCGCATGCAGGGGCGGATGTTCGTGCAGGACCTGGGCTCCACCAACGGCACCTACCTCAACGACCAGGAGGTGACGCAGGAGACCCCGCTGCGCAGCGGCGATCTCATCAAGGTGGGGGGCTCCATCTTCAAGTTCCTCACCGGTGACAACGTGGAGCTGCAGTACCACGAGACCATCTACACGCTCACCATCCAGGACGGCCTCACCGGCATCAACAACAAGCGCTACTTCCTGGAGTACCTGGAGCGCGAGATGGGCCGGTGCCACCGCTACGGGCGCCCCCTGACGCTGATGCTCTTCGACATCGATTTCTTCAAGAAAATCAACGATGTCCACGGGCACCTGGCGGGGGACTACGTGCTGCGCGAGCTGTCGCAGACGCTCAAGCGGCTGGTGCGCAAGGAGCAGTGCTTCGCGCGCTACGGCGGCGAGGAGTTCGCGGTCGTCATCCCCGAGGACGGCGGCGACAAGGCGCGCATCTTCGCGGAGAAGATCCGCCACACCATCGAGAACAAGCAGTTCGTCTTCGAGAACCAGGAGATTCCCGTCACCCTGTCCCTGGGCGTGGCCGACATGACGCCCGACATGGTGGAGCCGCTCCAGTTCATCAAGGTCGCCGACGCCAACCTCTACAAGGCCAAGAAGACGGGCCGCAACCGCGTGGTCGGCTAG
- a CDS encoding NAD-dependent epimerase/dehydratase family protein — translation MKLLVTGGTGFLGSHLVPRLVAAGHEVRVIGRSRPKGPGFEAVEYIPGDLKDREAVRRALDGVQALYHLAGLVSFQDKDARRMYELHVDSTRALLHDVREAGLRRIILASTSGTIAVSKEERVRTEEDDYPIEVVGRWPYYLSKIYEEKLTLEFCRQHAIPLVVLNPSLLMGPGDDRLSSTWTVLKFLQGEIPAMPGGGISFVDVRDLADAFVNALTRGEVYGRHLMGVNLSMWDFFQRLERLTGVPAPRLKLPPRMNVLGARLLEQVAKWRGTKPTLDPQEVDIGEHWFWLDSAKAERELGFHARDVHETLHDTVKYLYTRMAPGHLPGTKGRLAELREGT, via the coding sequence GTGAAGCTGCTCGTCACCGGAGGCACGGGCTTTTTGGGCTCGCACCTGGTGCCCCGGCTGGTGGCCGCCGGCCACGAGGTGCGCGTCATCGGCCGCTCGCGCCCCAAGGGCCCCGGCTTCGAGGCGGTGGAGTACATCCCCGGGGACTTGAAGGACCGGGAGGCCGTGCGCCGGGCGCTCGACGGCGTGCAGGCGCTCTACCACCTGGCGGGGCTCGTCTCCTTCCAGGACAAGGACGCGCGGCGCATGTACGAGCTGCACGTGGACAGCACGCGCGCGCTGCTCCACGACGTGCGCGAGGCGGGCCTGCGGCGCATCATCCTCGCCTCCACCTCGGGCACCATCGCCGTGTCCAAGGAGGAGCGCGTGCGCACCGAGGAGGACGACTACCCCATCGAGGTGGTGGGCCGCTGGCCCTACTACCTGTCGAAAATCTACGAGGAGAAGCTCACGCTGGAGTTCTGCCGCCAGCACGCCATTCCCCTCGTGGTGCTCAACCCGAGCCTCCTCATGGGGCCGGGGGATGACCGGCTGTCGTCCACGTGGACGGTGCTCAAGTTCCTCCAGGGGGAGATTCCCGCCATGCCCGGTGGCGGCATCTCCTTCGTGGACGTGCGCGACCTGGCGGACGCCTTCGTCAACGCGCTCACCCGCGGCGAGGTGTACGGGCGCCACCTCATGGGCGTGAACCTGTCCATGTGGGACTTCTTCCAGCGCCTCGAGCGCCTCACCGGCGTGCCCGCCCCCCGGCTAAAGCTGCCCCCGCGGATGAATGTGCTGGGCGCCAGGCTGCTCGAGCAGGTGGCGAAGTGGCGCGGCACGAAGCCCACCCTGGATCCCCAGGAGGTGGACATCGGCGAGCACTGGTTCTGGCTGGACAGCGCCAAGGCCGAGCGCGAGCTGGGCTTCCACGCCCGCGACGTCCACGAGACGCTCCACGACACCGTGAAGTACCTCTACACGCGCATGGCCCCGGGCCACCTGCCGGGCACCAAGGGCCGGCTGGCCGAGCTGCGCGAAGGGACCTGA
- a CDS encoding AMP-binding protein, which produces MSTPELNVTEVFTGKRLLFSGSTGFVGKVTLSMLLSRYGEQLDKLYVLVRKGSAPSAERRFFDKVATSEPFQPLRDAHGDEGALEFLRRKVQVLDGDITDPLMGLTPEQADALVGQVHAIINCAGLVSFNPSLEVGLNVNTHGVKNTVELALKWKVPLVHMSTAFVAGNRSGLVFEDEDVVGYFPRQDELDGRDFSLEQELADADKIVARLREQADDKALTSLFRKKALERLEQEGRDASDEKTLRLAVGRERKLWLSGELVRAGMDRARHWGWPNTYTYTKSLGEQVMASTPGLRYAIVRPSIVESAQHFPFPGWNEGFTTSAPLAFAGIKGQRNIPAGDKAILDIIPVDHVAGATIGITAHSMKVEERRVYHLSSGDVNPFYASRSIELVGLYRRRYYRNKETGSALMNELRSRIEPMPASRFVFENFSAPMFVKGARMLRQVIDEVKPAWGAPKVQAVMERAREALTEVEEQGEGLMGLIDLFMPFLYDNRYVFRCDNTRSVYAHMAPSDRARIPWAPEAIDWRVYFLDTHLPGLEKWVFPGLEEETKRRTVIPAHRDLLEMLEASVNAWRHRVAFRFAADEKEERFTYGEVNRYANRVGSFLMKEGVKRNERVMLLSENRPEWPISYFGILRAGGTAVPVDSSLNESEVVNIARRSEARVLLLSEETAAEMPNLAELLAQAGLSTRVASLAEAMSGDPQYPDSIGPVRRTAAADDVASLIFTSGTTGTPKGVMLTHRNFASLIAKLAGAFAIGVGDGVLSVLPLHHTFEFSAGFLTPFSRGAEVTYIDELTSDKLGEVFETGRVSAMIGVPALWQLLHRKVTQEMASRPPLVEQAIKTLMATHGELRNRSSLNLGKLLFWPVHRKFGGKIKFLVSGGSALPDDVHKAFHQLGFNIIEGYGLTEAAPVLTVSETNVNKRLPGTVGKALPGIELRILEPDNEGIGEVIARGPSVMAGYFGDKESTDAVLKEGWLYTGDLGRIDAEGRLYLVGRKKDVIIDANGKNVYPDELEEVYGDHPHIKELSIVGLPDEAGGEKVACLCVPDYQERPREEVRRELEEHFRKKGHEMPFYRRVKVLRFTDVELPRTSSRKVKRKQVVEELKKLDRLVASGDKARERVQHAGTGGVADWLYPLLAEVVNRPLADIRPEAHLSGDLGVDSLMLTELSVALEQAGVPLPSANDLTHVQTVEDLRKLVLTSGRKPGVETRAKDISREVQKSEEVEIPVPEPLVTLGRQVVRLGQQAIFGGLFDVKVTGKPFIPQNRNFLVIANHTSHLDMGLVKLVLGEQGQRLTTIAARDYFFDTPLKRAYFENFTDLIPMDRHGSLRESLRMAGSALQQGYNLLIFPEGTRSVTGELLEFKPTLGYLSLTYNVDVLPIYIKGAYEALPKGRILPKSRELEGHIGPVLTHEMLRAKTHGMSRSESYRYATRLAEDAIRALAAGRVLSFDDSATVEDQRRALSSERSDS; this is translated from the coding sequence ATGAGTACCCCCGAGCTGAACGTCACCGAGGTCTTCACCGGCAAGCGCCTGCTGTTCTCGGGCTCCACCGGCTTCGTGGGCAAGGTCACCCTGTCCATGCTCCTGTCGCGCTACGGCGAGCAGCTCGACAAGCTCTACGTGCTCGTGCGCAAGGGCAGCGCCCCGTCCGCCGAGCGGCGCTTCTTCGACAAGGTGGCCACCAGCGAGCCCTTCCAGCCGCTGCGCGACGCGCACGGCGACGAGGGCGCGCTCGAGTTCCTGCGCCGCAAGGTGCAGGTGCTCGACGGTGACATCACCGATCCGCTCATGGGCCTGACGCCCGAGCAGGCCGATGCGCTCGTGGGCCAGGTGCACGCCATCATCAACTGCGCGGGCCTGGTGTCCTTCAACCCCTCGCTGGAGGTGGGACTCAACGTCAACACCCACGGCGTGAAGAACACCGTGGAGCTGGCGCTCAAGTGGAAGGTGCCGCTGGTGCACATGTCCACGGCCTTCGTGGCGGGCAACCGCAGCGGGCTCGTCTTCGAGGACGAGGACGTGGTGGGCTACTTCCCCCGCCAGGACGAGCTGGACGGCCGCGACTTCAGCCTGGAGCAGGAGCTGGCGGACGCGGACAAGATCGTGGCCCGGCTGCGCGAGCAGGCCGACGACAAGGCCCTCACGTCCCTCTTCCGCAAGAAGGCCCTGGAGCGGCTGGAGCAGGAGGGCCGCGACGCGAGCGACGAGAAGACGCTGCGGCTGGCCGTGGGCCGTGAGCGCAAGCTGTGGCTGTCCGGCGAGCTGGTGCGCGCGGGCATGGACCGGGCACGCCACTGGGGCTGGCCCAACACGTACACGTACACCAAGAGCCTGGGCGAGCAGGTCATGGCCAGCACCCCCGGCCTGCGCTACGCCATCGTCCGGCCCTCCATCGTCGAGTCCGCCCAGCACTTCCCCTTCCCCGGGTGGAACGAGGGCTTCACCACCTCGGCGCCGCTCGCCTTCGCCGGCATCAAGGGCCAGCGCAACATCCCCGCCGGGGACAAGGCCATCCTGGACATCATCCCGGTGGACCACGTGGCCGGCGCCACCATCGGCATCACCGCCCACTCCATGAAGGTGGAGGAGCGGCGCGTCTACCACCTGTCCAGTGGCGACGTGAATCCGTTCTACGCGAGCCGCTCCATCGAGCTGGTGGGCCTCTACCGCCGCCGCTACTACCGCAACAAGGAGACGGGCAGTGCGCTGATGAACGAGCTGCGCTCGCGCATCGAGCCCATGCCGGCCAGCCGCTTCGTCTTCGAGAACTTCAGCGCCCCCATGTTCGTCAAGGGCGCGCGCATGCTGCGCCAGGTCATCGACGAGGTGAAGCCCGCCTGGGGAGCCCCCAAGGTGCAGGCCGTCATGGAGCGCGCGCGCGAGGCGCTCACCGAGGTGGAGGAACAGGGCGAGGGCCTCATGGGGCTCATCGATCTGTTCATGCCCTTCCTCTACGACAACCGCTACGTCTTCCGCTGCGACAACACGCGCTCGGTCTACGCGCACATGGCGCCGAGTGATCGGGCCCGCATCCCCTGGGCCCCCGAGGCCATCGACTGGCGCGTCTACTTCCTCGACACCCACCTGCCCGGCCTGGAGAAGTGGGTGTTCCCGGGGCTCGAGGAGGAGACGAAGCGGCGCACCGTCATCCCCGCCCACCGCGACCTGCTGGAGATGCTGGAGGCGAGCGTCAACGCGTGGCGCCACCGCGTCGCCTTCCGCTTCGCGGCGGACGAGAAGGAAGAGCGCTTCACCTACGGCGAGGTCAACCGCTACGCCAACCGCGTGGGCAGCTTCCTGATGAAGGAGGGCGTCAAGCGCAACGAGCGCGTGATGCTCCTGTCGGAGAACCGGCCCGAGTGGCCCATCTCCTACTTCGGGATTCTCCGCGCGGGCGGCACCGCGGTGCCCGTGGACTCGAGCCTCAACGAGTCCGAGGTGGTGAACATCGCCCGCCGCTCCGAGGCCCGGGTGCTGCTGCTCTCCGAGGAGACGGCCGCGGAGATGCCGAACCTCGCCGAGCTGCTCGCCCAGGCGGGCCTGTCCACGCGCGTGGCCAGCCTCGCCGAGGCGATGAGTGGAGATCCCCAGTACCCGGACAGCATCGGTCCGGTGCGCCGCACGGCCGCCGCGGACGACGTGGCCAGCCTCATCTTCACCTCGGGCACCACCGGCACGCCCAAGGGCGTGATGCTCACCCACCGCAACTTCGCCTCGCTCATCGCGAAGCTGGCGGGCGCGTTCGCCATCGGCGTGGGCGACGGGGTGCTCTCCGTGCTGCCCCTGCACCACACCTTCGAGTTCTCCGCCGGCTTCCTCACGCCCTTCTCGCGCGGCGCCGAGGTGACGTACATCGACGAGCTGACGTCGGACAAACTCGGCGAGGTGTTCGAGACGGGCCGCGTGTCGGCCATGATTGGCGTGCCCGCGCTCTGGCAGCTCCTGCACCGCAAGGTGACGCAGGAGATGGCCAGCCGCCCGCCCCTGGTGGAGCAGGCCATCAAGACGCTCATGGCCACCCACGGCGAGCTGCGCAACCGCAGCAGCCTCAACCTGGGCAAGCTGCTCTTCTGGCCCGTGCACCGCAAGTTCGGCGGGAAGATCAAGTTCCTCGTGTCCGGCGGCTCGGCGCTGCCGGATGACGTGCACAAGGCCTTCCACCAGCTCGGCTTCAACATCATCGAGGGCTATGGCCTCACCGAGGCCGCCCCCGTGCTCACGGTGTCCGAGACGAACGTCAACAAGCGCCTGCCGGGCACGGTGGGCAAGGCGCTGCCGGGCATCGAGCTGCGCATCCTCGAGCCGGACAACGAGGGCATCGGCGAGGTGATCGCCCGCGGCCCGAGCGTCATGGCCGGCTACTTCGGCGACAAGGAGTCCACCGACGCCGTCCTCAAGGAGGGCTGGCTGTACACCGGAGACCTGGGCCGGATCGACGCCGAGGGCCGGCTGTACCTGGTGGGTCGCAAGAAGGACGTCATCATCGACGCCAACGGGAAGAACGTGTACCCGGACGAGCTCGAGGAGGTGTACGGCGACCACCCGCACATCAAGGAGCTGTCCATCGTGGGGCTCCCGGACGAGGCCGGCGGCGAGAAGGTCGCCTGCCTGTGCGTGCCGGACTACCAGGAGCGGCCGCGCGAGGAGGTGCGGCGCGAGCTGGAGGAGCACTTCCGCAAGAAGGGCCACGAGATGCCCTTCTACCGCCGGGTGAAGGTGCTGCGCTTCACGGACGTGGAGCTGCCGCGCACGTCCTCGCGCAAGGTCAAGCGCAAGCAGGTGGTGGAGGAGCTCAAGAAACTGGATCGGCTCGTCGCCTCTGGAGACAAGGCGCGCGAGCGCGTGCAGCACGCGGGCACCGGCGGCGTGGCCGACTGGCTCTACCCGCTGCTCGCCGAGGTGGTGAACCGGCCCCTCGCCGACATCCGCCCCGAGGCCCACCTGAGTGGGGACCTGGGCGTGGACTCGCTCATGCTCACCGAGCTGTCCGTGGCCCTGGAGCAGGCGGGGGTGCCCCTGCCCTCCGCGAATGATCTCACGCACGTGCAGACGGTGGAGGACCTGCGCAAGCTCGTGCTCACCAGCGGCCGCAAGCCTGGCGTGGAGACGCGCGCCAAGGACATCTCCCGCGAGGTCCAGAAGAGCGAGGAGGTGGAGATTCCCGTCCCCGAGCCCCTCGTCACCCTGGGCCGGCAGGTGGTGCGGCTCGGCCAGCAGGCCATCTTCGGTGGCCTGTTCGACGTGAAGGTGACGGGCAAGCCCTTCATCCCCCAGAACCGCAACTTCCTCGTCATCGCCAACCACACGAGCCACCTGGACATGGGGCTCGTCAAGCTGGTGCTCGGCGAGCAGGGCCAGCGGCTCACCACCATCGCCGCGCGCGACTACTTCTTCGACACGCCCCTCAAGCGCGCGTACTTCGAGAACTTCACGGACCTCATCCCCATGGACCGGCACGGCTCGCTGCGCGAGTCGCTGCGCATGGCCGGCAGCGCCCTGCAGCAGGGCTACAACCTGCTCATCTTCCCCGAGGGCACGCGCTCGGTGACGGGAGAGCTGCTCGAGTTCAAGCCCACGCTCGGCTACCTGTCGCTCACCTACAACGTGGACGTGCTGCCCATCTACATCAAGGGCGCCTACGAGGCCCTGCCCAAGGGGAGGATCCTCCCCAAGTCGCGCGAGCTGGAGGGCCACATCGGCCCCGTGCTCACGCACGAGATGCTGCGCGCCAAGACGCACGGCATGTCGCGCTCGGAGAGCTACCGCTACGCCACCCGCCTCGCCGAGGACGCCATCCGGGCACTCGCCGCGGGCCGGGTGCTCAGCTTCGACGACTCGGCGACGGTGGAGGACCAGCGCCGCGCCCTGTCCTCGGAAAGGAGTGACTCGTGA